A window from Solanum stenotomum isolate F172 chromosome 7, ASM1918654v1, whole genome shotgun sequence encodes these proteins:
- the LOC125869666 gene encoding putative F-box protein At1g49610 has product MFEFAQRVRRKLQKRGEELISGVEKWGFKVRLHNRTPSIDILSECLIHKILCCLSFKEATRMSILSKTWLQAWSNLPNLDFTVDFSKCKDMKIVDDTLGRYRDGKIPIEKFELLDDCLIMFLNSFEVLDFPMIDKWRGIVLTNGVKDLTISSYPLFIFAILAVKSVRKLVLKYCILLPSVVVNYNSLRKLSLSYVRLVDENMLQTLLNSCLLIESFTFECCKGLETMNPQKIKSVSLKFLKIRHCGVIWEVDAPNLVSLKLTWEDIPQIKIVRESRRLKYSRIILECLDSDNVNAAWFCKLRKFLSNSISWSDVWIDSYECNNINIQNLQLDHKDSNPHVDVLNVTIIWKDGESPTFVDALVWSCQPRRLNVYSTRENITFFIDHLMYMKNLSQSTSHESMPQLSQLKDVKAYKFDPRYYKEESWHPVEHKSGELATTNSEKWEWCYFLLDW; this is encoded by the coding sequence ATGTTTGAATTCGCCCAAAGAGTTAGGCGGAAATTACAGAAGCGAGGCGAAGAGTTGATTAGCGGAGTCGAAAAATGGGGTTTTAAGGTACGGTTGCACAATAGGACACCTTCAATTGATATATTGTCTGAATGTCTCATTCATAAAATACTCTGTTGTCTTAGTTTTAAAGAAGCAACGCGGATGAGCATTCTTTCCAAAACATGGTTGCAAGCCTGGTCGAATCTTCCAAACTTGGATTTCACAGTTGATTTTTCTAAATGCAAGGATATGAAAATAGTGGATGATACCCTGGGGAGATATAGGGACGGAAAAATCCCTATAgaaaagtttgaattattagATGATTGTTTGATAATGTTTCTAAACTCTTTTGAAGTTTTAGATTTCCCTATGATTGATAAGTGGCGTGGCATTGTACTAACAAATGGTGTAAAAGACCTTACCATATCATCATACCCCTTGTTTATTTTCGCAATCTTGGCGGTAAAATCTGTGAGAAAATTGGTTCTGAAATATTGTATTCTTTTGCCTAGTGTTGTTGTGAATTACAATTCTTTGAGAAAACTTTCTCTATCTTATGTAAGATTAGTAGACGAAAACATGCTTCAGACTCTACTTAATAGCTGTCTGTTGATTGAATCTTTCACCTTTGAGTGTTGCAAGGGCTTGGAAACAATGAATCCTCAAAAGATTAAGTCGGTTTCCCtgaagttcttgaagattcGGCATTGTGGGGTAATATGGGAGGTTGATGCTCCAAACTTGGTATCACTTAAGTTAACCTGGGAAGACATTCCTCAAATTAAAATTGTGAGAGAATCAAGACGACTGAAGTACTCAAGAATCATTCTTGAATGCTTAGACAGTGACAATGTAAATGCTGCATGGTTTTGTAAGTTGAGGAAGTTTCTATCAAATTCGATCTCTTGGTCTGACGTTTGGATTGATTCTTACGAATGCAATAACATCAACATTCAAAATTTGCAACTAGACCATAAAGATTCTAACCCCCATGTGGATGTTTTAAATGTCACCATTATATGGAAGGACGGGGAGAGCCCAACGTTTGTGGATGCTTTGGTATGGAGTTGTCAGCCTAGGAGACTCAACGTGTATTCAACAAGAgaaaatattacatttttcattGATCATTTGATGTATATGAAGAATTTGAGTCAGTCTACTTCTCATGAAAGCATGCCTCAACTCAGTCAATTAAAAGACGTAAAAGCCTACAAATTTGATCCTAGATACTATAAGGAGGAGAGTTGGCATCCTGTGGAACACAAAAGTGGGGAGCTGGCAACAACGAACTCTGAAAAGTGGGAATggtgttattttttattagattgGTGA